One region of Esox lucius isolate fEsoLuc1 chromosome 17, fEsoLuc1.pri, whole genome shotgun sequence genomic DNA includes:
- the ubap2a gene encoding ubiquitin-associated protein 2a isoform X1, with protein MMTSLGGDKARGTRDKALPVATHTTQPQKQLQATAEQIRLAQMIYDKNDADFEDKVNQLMEVTGKNQDECMVALHDCNEDVNRAINFLLESTSDTTSWETVGKKKPPAKDGPAEGKENKENREKRGGEREGSRGRGGSNRRGRGASNRSRQGERGRGPPNIILSSARPEENGVDVGPGSVDRGSERGRRGGRGGRGECHLVALSHMFQSTSPVGSGGRGRGRVPAGSRFTAQGMGIFNPADYTPEQGTGTTQSDAWDSGANNSTDGTVAWRSTLDDWAAEDWSEDLSETKVFTASSAPAPQNHVTPGQSLDLTSLLQKPVGGSRGGGEAPSSQSLVFTNSHHHPARNGSAVGTGSASYAHAALSSVLGSGFGDLGQPKRSQSSPGAQILEQLKGPGLGPLPSSQAAPPPSTQGGGGTTLGGRLPGLGGAPAVLPPPSTSSWDVKVPEPSAATTSSLTSHFSREFKLQPEPSLVLSQLVQRHGAPSLPLARQPSPPPAQPPSPNQGPTLAAIGAKPAPSSGPDPQGDGPLQQHRVPQLKAPKRRIPPTSKIPSSAVEMPGSADVPGLNVQFGALDFGSEAALPDFGPAETCVTEASRESAPAPQSQTSLYSKPLSESMGTPLSIPLPLSSSEPVYPSPLVAMPSLAPSSMGTVSSSAPCSSSSVSSSVPSSASPFVSVGSGYDCGPVAPHPRLAFPQSKEAPGPIMNGLNGVRTSGMDTSSASSTPKPESPSLSISTSSAPAPSTHMPSLPPHSSALPSMPHDMPSASLATLSSHGSSSHSSALGSSSLTYTSVDSSVSSLAPSSGSYPPGPAQSLHQVNSSAAHIMATVSHMNSVVSSMAGTGALHAGQALGLGGNGTAAQSNLSSAPRTAPLLSSSTGKAPPNLSQGVPPLLPNQYIMGPGGLLPAYPQIYGYEDLHMLQSRLPMPSLQDYYGITFPGPTALSGRDGSLTNNHYSGEVTKFGRGDSTSPAPPSSLSSQQQPPQAQGPSQSQPPQPPQPQGHHGSQQQAFLPPGYSYTGLPYYPGMPGAAFQYGHTMFMPQGQGPAKQHGVGLGNPSASPFQQQQASGYGQHAFSSGYEDLTQGQAGVDYSKGYSNSSQSQAKSAATGPSKGGISVTSGNSGVPEISGSVYNKTQSFDKQGFHAGTPPPFNLPSALGGPGGAPGGYAPTPFLHILQPAHQQPHNQMLHHHLPQDGQGGPSLRGQSSNMQKSQVNKSSYGSSPYWGN; from the exons atgatgACCTCGTTGGGCGGCGACAAAGCCCGGGGCACTCGAGACAAAGCACTGCCTGTtgctacacacacaacacaaccacagaAACAGCTCCAG GCAACCGCAGAGCAGATTCGGCTTGCCCAGATGATCTATGATAAGAATGATGCTGATTTTGAGGACAAAGTAAACCAG CTGATGGAGGTGACAGGAAAGAACCAGGACGAGTGCATGGTTGCGCTCCACGACTGCAACGAGGATGTCAACAGAGCCATCAACTTCCTTCTTGAGAGCACCTCTGACACG acCTCGTGGGAGACTGTGGGGAAGAAGAAACCCCCAGCCAAGGACGGCCCAGCAGAGGGAAAAGAAAACAAGGAGAACCGAGAGAAAAGGGGAGGCGAGCGGGAAGGCAGCAGGGGCCGCGGAGGAAGCAACCGGAGGGGCCGAGGTGCCAGCAACCGCAGCCGCCAGGGGGAGAGGGGTAGGGGCCCGCCGAATATTATTCTGTCCTCTG CGAGGCCTGAGGAAAACGGCGTGGATGTGGGCCCTGGCTCTGTGGACAGAGGGTCTGAGCGAGGCCGCAGAGGGGGCCGAGGGGGCAGAGGTGAGTGTCATTTAGTGGCACTTTCTCATATGTTCCAGTCAACATCCCCAG TTGGATctggaggcagaggaaggggCAGGGTGCCGGCGGGAAGCAGGTTCACAGCCCAAGGAATGGG GATATTTAATCCAGCGGACTACACCCCAGAACAGGGGACCGGGACCACACAAAGCGACGCCTGGGACTCAGGGGCCAACAACAGCACAGACGGGACAG TGGCCTGGAGGAGTACTCTGGATGATTGGGCTGCTGAGGACTGGAGCGAAGAC CTGTCTGAGACCAAAGTGTTCACTGCCTCAAGTGCACCTGCACCTCAGAACCACGTCACACCTGGGCAAAG TCTGGACCTGACCTCCCTGCTGCAGAAGCCGGTGGGTGGCAgtaggggagggggagaggccCCCTCCTCTCAGAGCCTGGTGTTCACCAACTCCCACCATCACCCTGCCCGCAACGGGTCGGCCGTTGGTACGGGCAGCGCCAGCTACGCCCACGCTGCCCTG TCGTCAGTGCTGGGGTCAGGTTTCGGTGACCTGGGCCAGCCTAAAAGGAGCCAGTCCAGTCCGGGGGCTCAGATCTTGGAGCAGCTGAAGGGCCCGGGCCTGGGTCCCCTCCCTTCATCCCAGGCGGCCCCCCCTCCAAGCACACAGGGGGGCGGCGGCACCACCCTGGGGGGCAGACTACCAGGGCTAGGTGGAGCCCCCGCagtcctccctccaccctccacgtCCAGCTGGGATGTCAAGGTCCCAGAGCCCAGCGCCGCCACGACCTCCTCGCTCACCTCCCACTTCAGCC GGGAGTTTAAACTGCAGCCTGAGCCGTCCCTGGTGCTGAGCCAACTGGTACAGAGACATGGCGCCCCCTCCCTGCCCCTGGCACGCCAGCCCAGCCCCCCGCCCGcccagcccccctcccccaaccagGGACCCACCCTGGCCGCCATAGGTGCCAAGCCCGCCCCCAGCTCGGGGCCGGACCCTCAGGGCGACGGCCCACTGCAGCAGCACCGTGTTCCGCAGCTCAAGGCCCCGAAACGAAGGATACCTCCCACCTCCAAG ATCCCCTCGTCGGCGGTGGAAATGCCTGGCTCTGCTGACGTCCCTGGTCTCAACGTCCAGTTCGGAGCCCTGGACTTTGGCTCGGAGGCAGCCTTGCCGGACTTTGGCCCTGCGGAGACGTGTGTCACCGAGGCCTCCAGGGAGTCTGCACCGGCACCGCAAAGCCAGACCAGCCTTTACTCCAAACCCCTCAG TGAATCCATGGGCACTCCGCTGTCCATCCCCCTCCCGCTTTCTTCTTCTGAGCCCGTCTACCCCTCCCCCTTGGTGGCCATGCCCAGCCTCGCCCCCTCCTCTATGGGTACGGTCAGCTCCTCCGccccctgctcctcctcttccgTCTCCTCCTCGGTGCCCTCCTCCGCGTCTCCCTTCGTCTCAGTGGGGAGTGGTTATGACTGTGGGCCTGTGGCCCCCCACCCACGCCTAGCCTTCCCCCAGAGCAAAGAGGCCCCTGGGCCAATCATG AACGGTCTAAACGGCGTGAGAACGTCTGGAATGGACA CTTCGTCGGCCTCCTCCACGCCAAAGCCAGAGTCTCCCTCTCTGAGCATCAGTACCAGCAGTGCCCCCGCCCCCTCCACCCACATGCCCTCCCTACCCCCCCACAGCTCAGCACTTCCCAGCATGCCGCACGACATGCCCTCCGCCAGCTTGGCAACACTTagcag TCATGGCAGCAGCAGTCATTCCTCGGCTCTTGGCTCCAGCTCTCTCACT TACACCAGTGTGGACAGCAGTGTGAGCTCTCTGGCGCCCTCATCTGGCTCCTACCCGCCCGGCCCGGCCCAGTCGCTCCACCAGGTCAACAGCAGCGCGGCTCACATCATGGCGACGGTGAGCCACATGAACAGCGTGGTCAGCAGTATGGCCGGCACCGGCGCCCTCCACGCCGGCCAAGCGCTGGGGCTCGGCGGCAACGGAACCGCGGCCCAGTCCAACCTCTCCTCGGCCCCGCGGACCGCCCCACTGCTCTCCTCCTCAACAG GTAAAGCTCCTCCTAACCTGTCCCAGGGCGTCCCGCCACTACTGCCCAACCAGTACATAATGGGCCCCGGAGGCCTTCTGCCAGCCTACCCg CAGATCTACGGCTACGAGGACCTCCACATGCTACAGTCCAGACTGCCTATG CCCTCTTTACAGGATTACTATGGAATCACATTCCCTGGCCCCACAGCGCTCTCTGGCAGAGACGGGAGCCTCACCAACAACCATTACTCAG GTGAAGTCACTAAGTTTGGCCGGGGTGACTCCACTTCCCCGGCGCCCCCCAGCAGCTTGTCGAGCCAACAGCAGCCCCCGCAGGCCCAGGGCCCGAGCCAGAGCCAGCCCCCGCAGCCACCCCAGCCCCAGGGTCACCACGGCAGCCAGCAGCAGGCCTTCCTCCCGCCGGGCTACAGCTACACTGGCCTGCCCTACTACCCCGGGATGCCCGGCGCCGCCTTCCAGTACGGACACACCATGTTCATGCCCCAGGGCCAGGGCCCGGCCAAGCAGCACGGCGTGGGCCTGGGGAACCCCTCGGCCAGCCCCTTCCAGCAGCAGCAGGCCAGTGGCTATGGCCAGCACGCTTTCAGCTCAG GGTACGAGGACCTGACCCAGGGCCAAGCCGGAGTGGATTACAGCAAAGGCTACAGTAACTCCTCCCAGAGCCAGGCCAAATCCGCTGCTACCGGCCCCAGCAAAG GTGGGATCTCTGTGACGTCAGGCAATTCCGGGGTGCCAGAAATCAGTGGAAGTGTTTACAACAAGACCCAG TCTTTTGATAAGCAGGGTTTCCATGCGGGAACTCCGCCTCCCTTCAACCTGCCCTCAGCTCTGGGGGGTCCTGGGGGGGCCCCGGGGGGTTACGCTCCCACCCCATTCCTCCACATCCTGCAGCCTGCCCACCAGCAACCCCACAACCAGATGCTGCACCATCACCTGCCTCAGGACggacag GGGGGTCCTAGCCTGCGAGGCCAGTCCAGCAACATGCAGAAGAGCCAGGTCAACAAGTCCAGCTATGGCAGCTCCCCATACTGGGGAAACTga